In Vibrio japonicus, one DNA window encodes the following:
- the murC gene encoding UDP-N-acetylmuramate--L-alanine ligase gives MTVQHTQDLAQIRAMVPEMRRVKCIHFIGIGGAGMSGIAEVLLNEGYQISGSDIAANAVTQSLSEKGATIFIGHEEQNVAQASVVVVSTAINEDNPEIKAARAARIPVVRRAEMLAELMRFRHGIAVAGTHGKTTTTALVTQIYSEEGLDPTFVNGGLVKSAGTNARLGSSRILIAEADESDASFLHLQPMVSIVTNIEADHMDTYGGDFETLKQTFIDFLHNLPFYGQAIMCIDDPVVRELVPQISRQVITYGFSEDADVRIANYRQEGQQGKFTVIRKGKADLDITLNIPGRHNALNASAAIAVATEDDISDEAILSAMAGTQGTGRRFDHLGEFETGNGQVMLVDDYGHHPTEVDVTIQAARNGWADKRLVMIFQPHRYSRTRDLYDDFANVLDQVDVLIMLDVYAAGEKPIPGADGRALCRTIRGRGKLDPIFVSDNKALPSILANVLQDGDLLLTQGAGDVGKVAKQLEAFELNIDKMKNA, from the coding sequence ATGACGGTTCAACATACACAAGACTTAGCTCAAATTCGAGCAATGGTGCCAGAAATGCGCCGTGTTAAATGCATCCACTTTATTGGTATTGGTGGTGCAGGAATGAGTGGCATCGCAGAAGTACTGCTCAATGAAGGCTACCAGATTTCCGGTTCAGATATTGCAGCAAATGCAGTGACTCAGAGCCTCTCTGAAAAAGGTGCAACCATCTTCATTGGACACGAGGAACAGAATGTCGCGCAAGCTAGTGTGGTGGTGGTATCCACCGCGATCAATGAAGACAACCCAGAAATCAAAGCGGCTCGAGCAGCGCGAATTCCTGTTGTTCGTCGAGCTGAAATGTTGGCAGAGTTGATGCGTTTCCGTCATGGAATCGCTGTCGCAGGTACGCATGGTAAAACGACGACAACGGCTTTAGTCACACAGATTTACTCAGAAGAAGGGCTTGATCCTACTTTTGTTAACGGTGGTTTGGTCAAAAGTGCGGGAACCAATGCTCGTTTGGGCTCTAGCCGCATCTTGATTGCAGAAGCGGATGAAAGCGATGCTTCTTTCCTTCACCTTCAACCTATGGTCAGCATCGTGACCAATATTGAAGCTGATCACATGGACACATACGGTGGTGATTTCGAGACGCTGAAACAAACGTTTATCGATTTTCTCCACAACCTACCATTTTATGGTCAGGCAATCATGTGTATTGATGATCCTGTTGTCCGTGAGTTGGTTCCACAGATTAGTCGACAGGTTATTACCTACGGTTTCTCTGAAGATGCAGATGTGCGAATCGCCAACTACCGTCAAGAAGGACAACAAGGCAAGTTTACTGTTATCCGAAAAGGTAAAGCCGATTTGGATATCACATTGAATATCCCTGGACGTCATAATGCCCTAAACGCGTCAGCGGCAATCGCTGTTGCGACAGAAGATGATATTTCAGATGAAGCTATCTTAAGTGCGATGGCGGGGACTCAAGGTACAGGTCGCCGATTTGATCACTTAGGAGAATTCGAAACGGGTAACGGACAAGTCATGCTAGTTGATGACTATGGCCATCACCCAACAGAAGTAGATGTAACCATTCAAGCGGCACGCAATGGCTGGGCTGACAAGCGATTGGTTATGATCTTCCAGCCTCACCGCTACAGTCGTACACGTGATCTCTATGACGATTTCGCTAATGTCTTGGATCAGGTTGACGTACTTATCATGCTCGATGTTTATGCAGCTGGTGAAAAACCGATTCCAGGTGCAGATGGCCGAGCGCTGTGTCGCACCATTCGTGGAAGAGGGAAATTAGATCCGATTTTTGTTTCAGATAACAAGGCATTACCGTCAATTCTTGCCAATGTTTTACAAGATGGCGATTTACTGCTTACACAAGGTGCCGGTGATGTTGGTAAAGTAGCCAAACAGCTTGAGGCTTTTGAGTTAAATATCGATAAGATGAAAAATGCTTAA
- a CDS encoding cell division protein FtsQ/DivIB: protein MIKSAFNEGPRLTFSPQVRDHAYGGVFLLAVLLLIGSILHSTVSWMWDDQRLPLSKIALQGELRYVSANDVQQAFARLDHVGTFMSQDVSVLQNVAESIPWVAHASIRKQWPDTVKVFLTEHEAEAIWNGNALLNSAGEPFNGDVGELEGERVKLYGPEGSNQEVLSVWRDLEPKFKALDLSITSLVLNDRRAWQIILDNGIRLELGKESSEERIERFFTLYKNLGSSAERVSYIDLRYDTGASIGWFPDEELEQENTDD, encoded by the coding sequence TTGATTAAAAGTGCTTTTAATGAAGGCCCTCGTTTAACTTTTAGTCCGCAAGTGCGTGATCACGCTTATGGTGGCGTGTTCTTACTAGCGGTTTTATTGTTAATTGGCTCGATCCTACACTCTACCGTTTCATGGATGTGGGATGATCAACGTCTTCCTCTGTCTAAAATTGCGCTCCAAGGGGAGTTGCGATATGTTTCGGCGAATGACGTCCAACAAGCCTTTGCTCGTTTGGATCATGTCGGAACGTTTATGTCTCAGGATGTCAGCGTCTTGCAAAATGTCGCTGAGTCCATCCCTTGGGTGGCTCATGCTTCAATCCGTAAGCAGTGGCCTGACACGGTCAAAGTCTTCTTAACTGAGCATGAAGCAGAAGCAATTTGGAATGGCAATGCTCTGCTAAATAGCGCTGGGGAACCATTCAACGGTGATGTTGGTGAACTAGAAGGTGAGCGAGTGAAGCTCTATGGCCCTGAAGGTAGTAACCAAGAAGTATTATCGGTTTGGCGTGATCTAGAGCCCAAATTTAAAGCATTAGACTTATCGATCACCTCTTTAGTGCTCAATGATAGGCGTGCGTGGCAGATCATTCTGGATAATGGGATTCGCCTTGAATTAGGTAAAGAGTCTTCAGAAGAGAGAATCGAGCGCTTCTTTACATTGTATAAGAATTTAGGTAGTTCAGCTGAAAGGGTGAGCTACATTGACCTCAGGTATGATACGGGAGCCTCTATCGGATGGTTCCCAGATGAAGAGTTAGAACAAGAGAACACAGATGACTAA
- the ftsA gene encoding cell division protein FtsA yields the protein MTKTADDNIIVGLDIGTATVSALVGEVLPDGQINIIGAGSSPSRGMDKGGVNDLESVVKSVQRAVDQAELMAECQISNVYISISGRHIASRIEKGMGTISDEEVSQEDMDRAIHTAKSIKIGDEQRILHVIPQEFTIDYQEGIKNPLGLSGVRMEVSVHLISCHNDMARNIIKAVERCGLKVEHLVYSGLAASNAVITEDERELGVCVVDIGAGTMDVSIWTGGALRHTEVFSYAGNAVTSDIAFAFGTPVSDAEEIKVKYGCALSELVSKDDTVNVPSVGGRPSRSLQRQTLSEVIEPRYTELMGLVNQTIDTVQDKLRVEGIKHHLAAGVVLTGGAAQIDGVVECAERVFRNQVRVGKPLEVSGLTDYVKEPYHSTAVGLLHYARDSQINEDTEYNEPARSSVTGLFGRLRNWIQKEF from the coding sequence ATGACTAAGACCGCTGATGACAACATTATTGTTGGTCTTGATATAGGCACTGCAACCGTATCGGCTCTCGTAGGCGAGGTATTGCCTGATGGTCAAATCAATATTATTGGTGCTGGTAGCAGCCCATCCCGCGGGATGGACAAAGGTGGAGTAAACGACCTTGAATCGGTAGTTAAATCGGTTCAAAGAGCGGTAGACCAAGCAGAGTTGATGGCAGAATGCCAGATCAGTAATGTGTATATTTCCATTTCTGGACGTCACATCGCTAGCAGAATTGAAAAAGGTATGGGCACCATTTCTGACGAAGAAGTTTCTCAGGAAGACATGGATCGAGCCATTCATACTGCGAAGTCGATTAAAATTGGTGACGAACAACGCATTTTGCATGTTATTCCGCAAGAATTTACCATTGATTACCAAGAGGGAATCAAAAATCCACTAGGTTTATCAGGTGTGCGCATGGAAGTTAGCGTGCACTTGATTTCTTGTCATAATGATATGGCAAGAAACATTATTAAAGCGGTTGAGCGTTGTGGACTTAAAGTTGAACATCTAGTCTATTCCGGCTTAGCGGCGAGTAATGCAGTTATCACTGAAGATGAACGTGAGCTGGGCGTATGTGTGGTAGATATCGGCGCTGGTACTATGGATGTATCCATATGGACTGGTGGTGCGCTACGACACACCGAAGTGTTTTCTTACGCAGGTAACGCTGTTACGAGCGATATCGCGTTTGCATTTGGTACCCCGGTAAGTGACGCGGAAGAGATAAAAGTGAAATATGGCTGCGCACTAAGTGAGTTAGTCAGCAAGGATGACACGGTTAACGTTCCTAGCGTTGGTGGGCGACCATCACGAAGCTTACAAAGGCAGACCCTATCAGAAGTCATTGAGCCTCGTTATACTGAGCTTATGGGGCTGGTTAACCAAACTATCGATACTGTTCAAGATAAACTGCGTGTTGAAGGTATTAAGCATCACCTGGCAGCAGGAGTTGTGCTCACCGGAGGCGCTGCTCAAATTGATGGTGTGGTAGAGTGTGCGGAACGTGTGTTCCGCAACCAAGTTAGAGTCGGCAAACCTTTAGAGGTGAGTGGCTTAACGGATTATGTAAAAGAGCCGTATCATTCTACGGCAGTTGGTTTACTTCATTACGCAAGAGATAGCCAAATCAACGAAGATACTGAATATAACGAGCCAGCTCGCTCTTCAGTAACCGGATTGTTTGGTCGTTTGCGTAATTGGATACAAAAAGAATTTTAA
- the ftsZ gene encoding cell division protein FtsZ produces MFEPMMEMSDDAVIKVVGVGGGGGNAVEHMVRESIEGVEFISINTDAQALRKTSVNSVIQIGGDITKGLGAGANPQVGRDAALENRDQIKDELTGADMVFIAAGMGGGTGTGAAPVIAEVAKELGILTVAVVTKPFSFEGKKRLAFAEQGIEELSKHVDSLITIPNEKLLKVLGRGITLLEAFASANDVLKNAVQGIAELITRPGMINVDFADVRTVMSEMGHAMMGSGVAKGEDRAEEAAEMAISSPLLEDIDLAGARGVLVNITAGLDMRLDEFETVGNTVKAFASDNATVVIGTSLDPDMADEIRVTVVATGIGNERKPDITLVAGGKAKVAPVTQPQTQPQVTPAPQAMATKVEEKPAPNLHEKPQVTTQQPTTTPTSSGAGQSVAPKPDKESGYLDIPAFLRRQAD; encoded by the coding sequence ATGTTTGAACCGATGATGGAAATGTCTGACGACGCAGTAATCAAAGTCGTTGGTGTTGGTGGCGGCGGCGGTAACGCTGTTGAACACATGGTGCGTGAATCCATCGAAGGCGTGGAATTCATCAGCATTAACACGGATGCGCAAGCGCTTCGTAAAACTAGCGTAAATAGCGTTATTCAGATTGGCGGTGATATCACTAAAGGCCTTGGTGCTGGTGCTAACCCTCAAGTAGGACGTGACGCTGCTCTCGAAAACCGAGATCAAATTAAAGATGAGCTGACTGGCGCCGATATGGTATTTATCGCAGCTGGTATGGGTGGTGGTACTGGTACTGGTGCGGCTCCTGTTATTGCAGAAGTTGCAAAAGAGCTTGGCATTTTGACAGTGGCAGTGGTGACTAAGCCATTTAGTTTCGAAGGTAAAAAGCGTTTAGCGTTTGCCGAGCAAGGAATCGAAGAGCTATCTAAGCACGTTGACTCTTTAATCACGATCCCTAACGAGAAGCTACTTAAAGTACTTGGCCGTGGCATCACTTTACTTGAAGCTTTTGCAAGCGCGAATGATGTACTTAAGAATGCAGTTCAAGGTATCGCTGAGCTAATTACTCGCCCTGGCATGATCAACGTCGACTTTGCGGATGTAAGAACCGTAATGTCAGAAATGGGTCATGCAATGATGGGTAGCGGTGTTGCTAAAGGTGAAGACCGTGCTGAAGAAGCGGCTGAAATGGCAATTTCTAGCCCACTTCTGGAAGATATCGATCTTGCTGGCGCGCGTGGTGTACTTGTTAACATCACTGCGGGCTTAGATATGCGTCTAGATGAGTTTGAAACGGTGGGTAACACTGTAAAAGCATTTGCATCTGACAATGCAACGGTTGTTATTGGTACGTCTTTAGACCCAGATATGGCTGACGAAATCCGCGTAACTGTTGTTGCAACAGGTATCGGAAACGAAAGAAAGCCAGATATTACACTGGTAGCGGGTGGCAAAGCGAAAGTAGCACCTGTTACACAGCCGCAAACTCAACCACAAGTCACGCCAGCGCCTCAAGCAATGGCAACGAAAGTGGAAGAAAAACCGGCACCAAATTTGCATGAAAAACCACAAGTAACAACACAACAGCCAACGACAACGCCGACAAGTTCGGGCGCAGGTCAGAGCGTAGCTCCTAAACCTGATAAAGAAAGTGGCTACTTGGATATTCCTGCATTTCTACGTCGTCAGGCTGACTAA
- the lpxC gene encoding UDP-3-O-acyl-N-acetylglucosamine deacetylase → MIRQRTLKEIVTTIGVGLHSGRKVTLTLRPAAANTGIVYRRTDVNPPVDFPADASSVRDTMLCTALVNDEGIRISTVEHLNAALAGMGIDNIIVEVDAPEIPIMDGSASPFVFLLQQAGIQEQNALKRFIRIKKPVRFEDGDKWAELLPYNGFRMDFEIEFNHPAIESDEQHLVFDFSSQGFVKEISRARTFGFMRDIEYLQSQNLVLGGSFDNAIVLDDYRILNEEGLRFDNEFVTHKVLDAIGDLYMCGHAIIGEFRAFKSGHGLNNQLLRAVLANQDAWEWVTFEEDVPSPVAFAEPNMVIA, encoded by the coding sequence ATGATCAGACAACGAACTCTGAAAGAAATAGTGACAACAATCGGTGTGGGTCTCCACTCAGGTCGTAAAGTCACGCTTACTCTTCGCCCAGCTGCTGCAAATACTGGCATTGTTTACCGTCGTACCGATGTAAACCCACCAGTAGATTTTCCTGCAGATGCTTCTTCAGTCCGCGATACCATGCTATGTACGGCATTGGTTAATGACGAAGGTATCAGAATTTCAACAGTTGAGCACCTGAATGCCGCACTTGCTGGCATGGGGATTGACAACATTATTGTTGAAGTTGATGCACCAGAAATCCCTATTATGGATGGTAGTGCTAGCCCGTTTGTTTTCCTGCTGCAACAAGCGGGTATTCAAGAGCAAAATGCGTTAAAACGCTTTATTCGCATCAAAAAACCAGTGCGTTTTGAAGATGGCGATAAGTGGGCAGAGCTGCTCCCGTACAACGGCTTCCGTATGGATTTCGAGATTGAATTTAATCACCCTGCGATTGAGTCTGATGAACAGCACTTAGTGTTTGACTTCTCTTCTCAAGGTTTTGTTAAAGAAATCTCACGTGCTCGTACTTTTGGCTTCATGCGTGATATCGAATACTTGCAGTCTCAAAACCTTGTACTAGGTGGTAGCTTCGATAACGCTATCGTACTAGACGACTACCGTATTCTTAACGAAGAAGGCCTTCGTTTTGACAACGAATTTGTGACTCATAAAGTTTTAGACGCTATTGGTGACCTTTACATGTGTGGTCATGCAATTATCGGTGAGTTCCGCGCATTTAAGTCAGGCCATGGTCTAAATAACCAACTGCTTCGTGCTGTATTAGCAAATCAAGATGCTTGGGAATGGGTAACATTTGAAGAGGATGTACCATCTCCAGTTGCGTTTGCTGAACCAAACATGGTTATCGCGTAA
- a CDS encoding DUF721 domain-containing protein, with product MRDHRPTLGDEIIAESRFSQLQKHAEEIMMINKELKTLLPRGTEDHCRVANVRDGQLVIEVASAGIKMKIDYERLSILNQLRARGFARLMAINVQINPELYRSKQAKDPAEQKPRDPISENAAQYLNMIASGASPKVKARLESLAKLAKK from the coding sequence ATGAGAGATCACCGTCCAACCCTTGGGGATGAAATCATCGCGGAATCGCGCTTTTCTCAACTGCAAAAACATGCTGAAGAGATCATGATGATCAACAAGGAATTAAAAACGTTATTGCCTCGCGGCACGGAAGATCATTGCCGGGTGGCAAATGTTCGTGATGGACAGTTGGTTATTGAAGTCGCAAGTGCTGGGATCAAAATGAAGATCGATTATGAACGTTTATCGATTCTGAACCAACTTCGTGCAAGAGGTTTCGCCCGTTTAATGGCGATCAATGTCCAGATAAACCCGGAACTGTACAGAAGTAAGCAGGCAAAAGATCCCGCAGAACAAAAGCCCCGCGATCCAATTTCTGAAAATGCCGCCCAGTACCTAAATATGATCGCGAGTGGTGCATCGCCTAAAGTGAAAGCACGGTTGGAAAGCTTAGCAAAACTAGCCAAAAAATAA